One Mya arenaria isolate MELC-2E11 chromosome 5, ASM2691426v1 genomic window carries:
- the LOC128233940 gene encoding uridine phosphorylase 1-like, giving the protein MDIIEDNRTALFEEGKEDALPTSNGRVKLHNARLKSIQDDHLYHIALSTGSDDLRRLFGDVKVVCFGGQATRMEKFARFIAREFDVSDTVHNFAAGTDRYAVYKAGPVLSVSHGIGIPSLSIVFQEIVKLIYYAGCENVTFFRIGTCGGIGLEPGTVVISQKVVNGALEPVYKQYILGRAVERPAKVDSDLIRQLYACSQNDDKFKTVLGTTLCADDFYEGQGRMDGAFCEHEEEEKFLWLRELADRGVTNMEMESLGFTALCDRANIPGAVCCVTLLDRCEGDGITTNLQLLHEWQTYPQILVARYIRNRLGL; this is encoded by the exons AAGAGGGGAAAGAAGATGCTCTACCCAC ATCCAACGGGCGCGTAAAGCTGCACAACGCCCGCCTCAAATCCATCCAAGACGACCACCTTTACCATATCGCCCTCTCAACCGGAAGTGACGATCTCAGGCGCCTCTTCGGAGATGTCAAG GTCGTGTGTTTTGGCGGCCAAGCGACACGGATGGAAAAGTTTGCGCGGTTTATCGCGCGTGAATTTGATGTCAGCGACACGGTTCATAACTTCGCTGCCGGCACGGACCGCTATGCCGTGTACAAGGCCGGACCAGTTCTCTCCGTCAGC CACGGTATCGGCATCCCCTCACTGTCCATCGTCTTTCAAGAGATCGTAAAACTCATCTACTATGCTGGTTGTGAAAACGTCACGTTCTTTCGCATTGGCACGTGCGGTGGTATAG GCTTGGAGCCTGGCACGGTGGTCATCAGCCAGAAGGTTGTCAACGGCGCATTGGAACCAGTCTATAAGCAG TATATCCTCGGGCGTGCGGTTGAACGGCCGGCGAAAGTGGACAGCGACCTTATCCGCCAACTGTACGCCTGTAGCCAAAACGACGACAAGTTCAAAACCGTGCTAGGCACCACCCTGTGTGCCGATGATTTCTATGAAG GTCAGGGACGGATGGACGGGGCGTTCTGTGAACACGAGGAGGAGGAAAAGTTTCTATGGTTACGGGAGCTAGCGGACCGTGGGGTGACCAACATGGAAATGGAGTCCCTTGGCTTCACGGCTCTCTGTGACCGCGCAAACATACCGG GGGCTGTATGCTGTGTAACGCTGCTCGACCGGTGCGAGGGAGACGGGATCACCACTAACCTGCAGCTGTTACACGAGTGGCAGACCTACCCACAGATTCTCGTGGCTCGTTACATCCGGAACCGCCTTGGTCTCTAG